ATGAGTGCACcacgttattttaaaaatatatattactgtCATTAGGACCAAAAGGTTTTATTCAACCAGTTTAAATTGGTGTCTGGAAAATACCCAGCACAATCTCTTCTATGCAATCAGAAACTTCATTTTTGACATGATCACAATGCAACAGAGTGATAAAGTGAATATTCAGAATATGCAGTTTCCTACAGTGACTTGTTGTAATAAAAGCCAAAAAATGTGTAAAGCAAAAATGAAGTGAAATTTGAAGATAGATGCTGTGGTTCTACTGaaaattaatttgttgtttCAAAGCAACATAAATGCCTGACAtcatataaaatacttttttattgtatatgTTAAGATATGTTTTACATTTAGGAAAATGTATCAGAAATCTCAGTGTAAAACTTTGACATTAATAATTAGATTTTGGCATGTCACTACTACAGTCAAGTTCAACAACAAAAGATAAAGAAACATAGTCCCTCATTGTGCTTACAAGAGagttaaaaatatacttttggGAGGCATCAAACAAATGGCTGTCAACACGTCAGACCACTGTGGGTATTAGCTGTTACTGGAGGTGAGAGTATAAATGTTTGATAAACAAACTGTTCTTAATAAATTCAAGCTATAATGAAACATTGTAAGCAATGTGTAATACTACCACTTCCATTCATATTTAATGTAAATCTAGTTTATGTGTAAAATCTTCAAGATAGCTTTCAGATATAATATtacatactttttgtttttacaattacTGTTTATTGTGGAAACAAGGTAGGTAACTAGCTAGAAAATTAATGTATGGGCTTTATTTGCAAAGGAAACGAGACAACATTGCATTTAGaatgcaaaaaaatgaaattgttatcAGATCTTAAACAAGATTTAACATTAATTTTTAACAGTAAAAACTGGAGACAATTTCAACAATTGTTTGGCCTCTGGTAAAATACACCGACAAATGAGTATGTTCTTGTCTATAAGTATGAGTGCTTGTAAATGTGTGTTGCATACATttgtaaaatgaataaatgtaaatgtatttctttattttgccaTTGTTAGATATTGTTTGAATGCAGTTCCTTGTAAAACTTGGTACTGGGATGCTGAGGGAGAAAAAACATTGTTCAATTTTTACTGCAGTCTATAGATTAGGTTAGTTTCTTTGCATCTCTGAGTacatttctttctcttctgAAATTAAATTGCTATCTAGTTTGATGACACAGATCGGTAATTGTGATAGAAGTACTTCTACATCTTTATTCATGTATTTGAATATGAATATGCTTAAATTGTAGGTTACAATATACTTTAAGTACTTTAGAATAATAGCAAAAAGTCCgtttgtcttaaaaaaaaagaaaattaaagtagTAACTCTGAAATAAGTAATGTCTTTTCATATGTTGTGTTCTCTTAGCAAAAATAATAAGTATTGTGTTGGAAGTGTTGTGAAAAAGAATGATCAATTTATTTCTCCCTGTTGTCTCTTAATCAAAGTGCTttcaaagttcttttactttatAGTTGAAATTATATACAGAGAAAGAATatatgttcatactgtatagtatatgtaCTTTAATTATAGTAAGAATATAAATGTTACCTTGCTTTAATAGGtttttgaaaaattgaattgaaaaaaagattattacACTTAATGCATTGTACCTATTAATGCGAGTGACTTAAGGAAAGCAAATGAATGTATAGGATACAgcacttaatttaatttgtgacCAAGCAAGCTTCACACTTGTGACAGACtacaataatgtttttaatcagCACAGGGAACAGACTGAAAACTTACAGTACACAATGTACTACTATTACTACTTATATATTTTCCAtgcatttcttatgttcttgacCACATATTTGTACCCTGTGTATTTAAAGGTTGtagagtatttttatttagagCATAATTGATTAAGAAAATGTACTCTGATTCTACATGAGAATATCCACTATTATAACAGTTTTCACTGTTATTGTAAAGTTTAGCTTGAGTGATGAGACTATCACCTTTAAGAAATCTTTTTAAACACAATCTTTAAATactaatgtaaaatatttatcaaTCAAATCAAATGTCTCATTGTCATGTATTCATTATCACTAAcataatttgctcctctctTTTTTACAGCAACCTacagtagacatactgtatatctggatTATTTTATTGTCTGGAACTAAAATAGTTAACATTTCACTGAGATTaaccatagaattgtgtttatgaataaaaataaataaataacccAGTGCAGAGAATAGAGACTTTGcactgcagtgtactgtacaaacacaaaGATATGTTATTTAAATATAGAATTTACTATGgtaaacataatttaaaagtgTAATTATGCAAAGGTAAATCAAATCTTTGTCTTTTGTGTTTATGGAATTTCTAGTAGATCACGGACTGAAGAGATTCATCATGAATTCTACAAATGAGGAGATGGCACGCCTCAAAGCACGCCGGCTGGCAGCtattaaaggcgctatatacacATTTGTATTGGGAACAATCTTAGTTACAGTGTGTGGAAATTTAATGGTCATTATTTCAATTGCTCACTTCAAACAGCTTCATTCTCCAACTAATTTCCTCATCCTGTCTTTAGGATGTGTTGACTGTCTTTTAGGCGTTCTTGTAATGCCATACAGCATGGTAAGATCTGTGGAAACCTGCTGGTACTTTGGGGacttgttttgtaaaatacattCAAGTCTTGACATGACCATTTCAGTAGCATCTATTTTACACCTAAATTGCATTGCTGTTGATAGATACTTTGCTATATGTAATCCTTTACGGTACCAAAACATAATCACTACATTGGTTGTAGCCATTTTTATTGGCATTGTTTGGCTTTATTCCCTGCTGTTTGGTTTCGGATTGGTATTCTTTAAAGGAAGTTTAGCAAGCACTGATGAGCTGATCATTTCCAACTCTTGTGTGGGCTCATGTTTTATACAGTTTGATAAACATTGGGCAGTTCTGGGACTATTACTAGTATTTTTTCTTCCAGCTGTATTGATGATTTCTCTTTATGTGAAGATTTTAATTGTTGCCAGTAGGCAGGCAAAAGTAATAAAAGAAATATCAGGGACAGTTGTTTCTCAGAAtggcaataaaaacaaaataaaagcaaacaggGAGAGGAAAGCTGTAAAAACTCTGAGTATTGTAATAGGAATATATCTGCTCTGTTATGTGCCATTTTCTGTTACTACTGTTACTGATTTGTTCTTGATTTTTTCTCCGCCTGTGGTTATATTTGATACCCTTATATGGTTGGGCTACTTCAATTCTACATGCAATCCCAtaatttatgcatttttttaccCTTGGTTTCAGAAGGcattcaaaataattataacAGGGAATGTCTTTCATTTTGGTTCTTCATCCATAAATCTCTTTTCAGATTAATATTAATAGATAATTCTAAAGTTGCTAACATGATCCCATAATTCTAGAAAACGTAGGCACAGTTTCAAACTTTCCATGAACAACAAATTGTTTCATTATTCAACACTACTTTTTAACATTAAGAAACACTTAAGAATACCCTTTCATAGgaacagcatttttttcttaataattcaaataaacataaaattacATGAAAATGTGATCATAGTTAAAATAGACAACACATGACATGCAGAATGAGAACATGTTGAAAATAATGGAATGATAGAAATGTTGAaatgataaattattaaatagatTTACTGTTCATCATTCATTTGATAGGTTAGGCATGGTGAAAAACAGATTAAAGTGGTCTCTGTAGAAAAGAAGCAGAAGTATATCAGTATATCACACAAAatgatacattatatacaatttctaccttttaaaaattatttttaattgctggGTGTCTGCTCTTCAGTgccttataattattttaaattcaattaaaaaataatttgaaaaggaTACTTTAGGTATATGAGATGAATatagatattttgtttttgcatttcttttagaaaaaacattttaacatcatAACATTGattcataatattttttattttagttcggtttattttagaaataatttgTTGAGAGCTATTTTTTTCACAACAAATTTATCAATATGATTCCAAATGTCATACTGTAGCtgataaaagggaaaaaaaggctgCAAAGACATTAGGTATCGTAATGGCAGTTTTCCTGCTCTGTTGTTTGCCATTTTTTgtcactgttattattgatcctTTCACTAATTTTTCTACACATTTTATTGTACTGGATACCCTCATGTGGTTAGGCTACTTTAATTCTGCCTGCAATCCCATGAGTTATGGCTTTTTTATCCCTGGTTTCAGAAATCctttaaaataatcataatagGGAAGATTTTCCATGTTGGTTCTTCATCACTAAATCTCTTCACAGACAAACATTAATGCAACATGTGAGTTCCCAGTGTTTCTCTATAGTCCCACAATCATGACAGGAAAagctattaaaaaatattaaatcccAGTCAATTTATTGTTTCTTCTTTGCTTTCTTAATGCCACACAAACCACGTTCTTCTAGCGAGTATCAAATAGCAACATGACAGCTTGTGCAAGCCATTCATTATTTGACTGGTCTGGCAGGACGCAGTGATTACGCAGTGAGTTGCAGCTAAGTGGTTCAAGAAGACAAAAGCAAAAATTTAAGTCTTACAAGAACAGCTCACTCTTTTGTAGTGCTGGTAACTAGGGTTAGATCTGCCTTGATTACCTCCACAATAATTATGAGAAGATTTTTAAGGAATATAGGTTACAGAAAGAGTCtgcagaaacattaaatatctaagagattttataaatatatctacattttgttttatatttgccTTTATAATTAGGGATTATACGCTTTTTAGGTATGAATTGTTTTATTACAACAAATTTTGCAATATGTGAACATAATTTcatgcatttatatttatatatgacaAATGAGCTTTGTCTTAGTACTCTtacatgaaaaaagaaaatggaaatgaatCACCAGAAACTCATTAATAGTTTTAGTCATGTTGAAAGGACCAGAAAGACACTTTCAAGTTTTTGTTAAGCAGCTTGTTTCTCTATAATATTTTCTCAGCAGAGTATCTTTCTGTTCATTTCACTGTTTACATGATCTGTAAGataataatatgttttattgCAGATTATCAAAATTGGTAATATGTGCTGTatgatatatttttatgtttgacaGTCACAGAAATTGTATTAGCTAACCTTTGTTATGAATGACCGCATACAATAAATGTGTAAAGTATTAATATTGtatgtttgtttatttaaaactgctaaaaattaagtatttttaatgcaatgaaaacatatttttaagatTATCTTAATGAATTTAACACAAATAATTAGCAAAATCCTATATTGAGTCTCAAAAGCCATACATGTTATATAGGAAAAAATGCTGCAT
This genomic window from Lepisosteus oculatus isolate fLepOcu1 chromosome 2, fLepOcu1.hap2, whole genome shotgun sequence contains:
- the LOC138225457 gene encoding trace amine-associated receptor 4-like, whose translation is MNSTNEEMARLKARRLAAIKGAIYTFVLGTILVTVCGNLMVIISIAHFKQLHSPTNFLILSLGCVDCLLGVLVMPYSMVRSVETCWYFGDLFCKIHSSLDMTISVASILHLNCIAVDRYFAICNPLRYQNIITTLVVAIFIGIVWLYSLLFGFGLVFFKGSLASTDELIISNSCVGSCFIQFDKHWAVLGLLLVFFLPAVLMISLYVKILIVASRQAKVIKEISGTVVSQNGNKNKIKANRERKAVKTLSIVIGIYLLCYVPFSVTTVTDLFLIFSPPVVIFDTLIWLGYFNSTCNPIIYAFFYPWFQKAFKIIITGNVFHFGSSSINLFSD